One Bufo gargarizans isolate SCDJY-AF-19 chromosome 3, ASM1485885v1, whole genome shotgun sequence DNA segment encodes these proteins:
- the LOC122931751 gene encoding gastrula zinc finger protein XlCGF26.1-like — translation MSSNSEYGKDFENNANLSVYKEIQKDERSCSEREKTFNVISSVAENKRNTTGEKPYSHSECGNCFSQKPHPVEHQKTHTGEKPFSCTECGKCFSKKSILEVHQRIHTGVTPFSCPECGKYFNVKSNLVEHQKIHSGEKPFECPECEKCFSVKSKLVRHQKTHTGEKPFSCSECEKCFSQKSTLVQHQRIHTGEKGFSCSECEKCFSIKSSLVKHQRIHTGEKGFSCSECEKCFSIKSNLVQHQRIHTGEKPFPCPYCRKCFSMKSNLVQHQRIHTGEKPFSCPECGKYFNVKSNLVEHQKIHSGEKPFACPECEKCFSMKSNLVRHQKTHTGEKPFSCSECEKCFSIKSTLVQHQRIHTGEKGFSCSECEKCFSIKSTLVKHQRIHTGEKGFSCSECEKCFSKKSNLVQHQRIHTGEKPFPCPYCRASFKSKHHLENHQRNHTGEKPFSCPECEKCFSMKSNLVRHQKTHTGEKPFSCSECEKCFGLKSILVQHQRIHTGEKGFSCSECEKCFSKKSNLVQHQRIHSGEKPFACPECEKCFTDKSSLIKHQRIHTGEKPFPCPECRMSFKRKDQFKIHLKIHTGEKPFSCSE, via the exons ATGTCTTCAAATTCTGAATATGGGAAAGATTTTGAAAATAATGCTAATCTTTCTGTGTACAAAGAAATTCAGAAAGATGAAAGGTCATGTTCTGAAAGAGAGAAAACTTTTAATGTGATATCAAGTGTTGCTGAAAATAAGAGAAATactacaggagagaagccatattcacatTCAGAATGTGGGAACTGTTTTAGTCAGAAACCACATCCTGTTGAACATCAGAAaactcatacaggagagaagccattttcatgtacggaatgtgggaaatgttttagtaagAAATCAATTCTTGaggtacatcagagaattcatacCGGGGTTACACCATTTTCAtgccctgaatgtgggaaatattttaatgtgaaatcaaatcttgtagaacatcagaaaattcacagcggggagaagccatttgaatgtcctgaatgtgagaaatgttttagtgtgaaatcaaaacttgtgcgacatcagaaaactcacacaggagagaagccattttcatgttctgaatgtgagaagtgttttagtcagaaatcaactcttgtgcaacatcagagaattcacacaggagagaagggattctcatgttctgaatgtgagaaatgttttagtaTAAAATCATCTCTTgtgaaacatcagagaattcacacaggagagaagggattctcatgttctgaatgtgagaagtgttttagtaTAAAAtcaaatcttgtgcaacatcagagaattcacacaggagagaagccatttccatgtcctTATTGCAGG aaatgttttagtatgaaatcaaatcttgtgcaacatcagagaattcacacaggagagaagccattttcatgccctgaatgtgggaaatattttaatgtgaaatcaaatcttgtagaacatcagaaaattcacagcggggagaagccatttgcatgtcctgaatgtgagaaatgttttagtatgaaatcaaatcttgtgcgacatcagaaaactcacacaggagagaagccattttcatgttctgaatgtgagaagtgttttagtaTAAAAtcaactcttgtgcaacatcagagaattcacacaggagagaagggattctcatgttctgaatgtgagaagtgttttagtaTAAAATCAACTCTTgtgaaacatcagagaattcacacaggagagaagggattctcatgttctgaatgtgagaagtgttttagtaagaaatcaaatcttgtgcaacatcagagaattcacacaggagagaagccatttccatgtcctTATTGCAGGGCGTCATTCAAAAGTAAACATCATCTTGAGaatcatcagagaaatcacacaggagagaagccattttcatgtccagaatgtgagaaatgttttagtatgaaatcaaatcttgtgcgacatcagaaaactcacacaggagagaagccattttcatgttctgaatgtgagaagtgttttggTTTAAAATCAATTCTTGtgcaacatcagagaattcacacaggagagaagggattttcatgttctgaatgtgagaagtgttttagtaagaaatcaaatcttgtgcaacatcagagaattcacagcggggagaagccatttgcatgtcctgaatgtgagaaatgttttactgataaatcaagtcttattaaacatcaaagaattcacactggagagaagccatttccatgtcctGAATGCAGGATGTCATTTAAACGTAAAGATCAGTTTAAGATTCATcttaaaattcacacaggagagaagccattttcatgttctgaatag